Proteins found in one Planococcus citri chromosome 2, ihPlaCitr1.1, whole genome shotgun sequence genomic segment:
- the LOC135834477 gene encoding modular serine protease-like isoform X1, translated as MKSLLYMFLFSSYLHLPQTSVLGSEMQGEKMDDCVRCKEKFFQCEYGGCIEEKYRCDGLKQCYDGSDELAQMCNATVHEDKKTESGINNETCTIPGPLVGKTISYQRKQQPISCVENGVVQEFTIANSKCNSGYFPIDEKNSNSVCFEGNWIPPIKNCTKRCEKLAPMDANVDLRCYHNGLKIPCNVDSLLPGTKVRPKCMPYHTYSDYRPSYAEITCDDEGKWDNPLFFCALDCKHPPPINPGGAARGLIECVGSPWHVAIFNRDHLLICGGTIIHPRLVVSAAHCFYNEDTGRTHNFTDYEIVVSKFTRSYSVSDNENQKPYEIKEIRLSGKGYMGLKNYFTADIAILILERNITSNPTVLPAHIDWQSLVLGEYPPEGTLGKVAGWGLDENGKYTEKLMAVSLPYISRARCLITVPDDFRAYISFDKFCAGSDKEDSPSVLQGDSGGGIFFQKDGISYLRGIVSVKQASLTPIAAFTDLSDHALWILSVINEIEKGSIDEKINSVFLRKNPKLE; from the exons atgtaaagaaaaatttttccaatgcgAATATGGCGGATGCATCGAAGAAAAATATCGATGCGATGGTTTGAAACAATGTTACGATGGTTCGGATGAATTGGCACAGATGTGTAATGCAACTGTTCACGAAGATAAAAAAACTGAATCAGGAATTAAtaa TGAAACGTGCACCATACCGGGCCCACTTGTTGGTAAAACCATCTCATATCAGCGAAAACAGCAGCCGATATCATGCGTAGAAAATGGAGTAGTTCAAGAATTCACTATTGCTAACAGCAAGTGCAATTCTGGTTATTTtccaattgatgaaaaaaattcaaattccgtTTGCTTCGAAGGAAATTGGATACCTCCGATTAAAAATTGTACAA AAAGATGCGAAAAATTGGCTCCAATGGACGCGAACGTTGACCTGAGATGCTACCATAATGGATTAAAAATTCCTTGCAACGTAGACTCGCTACTTCCTGGAACAAAAGTACGCCCAAAATGCATGCCTTACCACACCTATTCGGATTACCGCCCTAGTTACGCTGAAATTACTTGTGACGACGAAGGAAAATGGGACAATCCTTTATTTTTCTGTGCCCTAG ACTGCAAACACCCTCCTCCAATCAATCCTGGTGGAGCCGCACGGGGACTTATTGAATGTGTTGGCTCTCCTTGGCATGTAGCAATTTTCAATCGAGATCATTTACTCATTTGTGGAGGTACAATTATTCATCCTAGACTAGTTGTATCAG ctgcTCATTGTTTTTATAATGAGGACACAGGCAGAACACATAACTTTACCGATTACGAAATCGTTGTCAGCAAATTCACGAGAAGTTATTCCGTGTCAGATaacgaaaatcaaaaaccaTATGAG aTTAAAGAAATACGCCTTTCTGGAAAAGGTTACATGGGCTTGAAAAACTATTTTACCGCAGATATCGCAATTTTAATCCTCGAACGAAACATCACCTCCAATCCAACGGTTCTACCAGCTCATATTGATTGGCAAAGCTTGGTATTGGGCGAATATCCACCAGAAGGAACACTTGGAAAA GTTGCAGGATGGGGACTTGATGAGAATGGCAAATACACCGAAAAATTAATGGCTGTCAGTTTACCTTATATAAGTCGTGCACGTTGCTTGATTACGGTCCCTGATGATTTCCGAGCGTACATctcttttgataaattttgtgcTGGTTCAGATAAAGAAGACA GTCCCAGTGTTCTTCAAGGAGACAGTGGAggaggtatattttttcaaaaagacggTATATCTTATCTGCGAGGCATTGTTAGTGTGAAACAAGCATCGTTGACACCGATTGCAGCATTCACCGATTTATCGGATCATGCCCTATGGATTTTATCAGTAATTAATGAAATAGAAAAAGGatcaatcgatgaaaaaattaactctgTGTTTCTTCGGAAAAACCCGAAGTTGGAGTGA
- the LOC135834477 gene encoding modular serine protease-like isoform X2: MCNATVHEDKKTESGINNETCTIPGPLVGKTISYQRKQQPISCVENGVVQEFTIANSKCNSGYFPIDEKNSNSVCFEGNWIPPIKNCTKRCEKLAPMDANVDLRCYHNGLKIPCNVDSLLPGTKVRPKCMPYHTYSDYRPSYAEITCDDEGKWDNPLFFCALDCKHPPPINPGGAARGLIECVGSPWHVAIFNRDHLLICGGTIIHPRLVVSAAHCFYNEDTGRTHNFTDYEIVVSKFTRSYSVSDNENQKPYEIKEIRLSGKGYMGLKNYFTADIAILILERNITSNPTVLPAHIDWQSLVLGEYPPEGTLGKVAGWGLDENGKYTEKLMAVSLPYISRARCLITVPDDFRAYISFDKFCAGSDKEDSPSVLQGDSGGGIFFQKDGISYLRGIVSVKQASLTPIAAFTDLSDHALWILSVINEIEKGSIDEKINSVFLRKNPKLE; encoded by the exons ATGTGTAATGCAACTGTTCACGAAGATAAAAAAACTGAATCAGGAATTAAtaa TGAAACGTGCACCATACCGGGCCCACTTGTTGGTAAAACCATCTCATATCAGCGAAAACAGCAGCCGATATCATGCGTAGAAAATGGAGTAGTTCAAGAATTCACTATTGCTAACAGCAAGTGCAATTCTGGTTATTTtccaattgatgaaaaaaattcaaattccgtTTGCTTCGAAGGAAATTGGATACCTCCGATTAAAAATTGTACAA AAAGATGCGAAAAATTGGCTCCAATGGACGCGAACGTTGACCTGAGATGCTACCATAATGGATTAAAAATTCCTTGCAACGTAGACTCGCTACTTCCTGGAACAAAAGTACGCCCAAAATGCATGCCTTACCACACCTATTCGGATTACCGCCCTAGTTACGCTGAAATTACTTGTGACGACGAAGGAAAATGGGACAATCCTTTATTTTTCTGTGCCCTAG ACTGCAAACACCCTCCTCCAATCAATCCTGGTGGAGCCGCACGGGGACTTATTGAATGTGTTGGCTCTCCTTGGCATGTAGCAATTTTCAATCGAGATCATTTACTCATTTGTGGAGGTACAATTATTCATCCTAGACTAGTTGTATCAG ctgcTCATTGTTTTTATAATGAGGACACAGGCAGAACACATAACTTTACCGATTACGAAATCGTTGTCAGCAAATTCACGAGAAGTTATTCCGTGTCAGATaacgaaaatcaaaaaccaTATGAG aTTAAAGAAATACGCCTTTCTGGAAAAGGTTACATGGGCTTGAAAAACTATTTTACCGCAGATATCGCAATTTTAATCCTCGAACGAAACATCACCTCCAATCCAACGGTTCTACCAGCTCATATTGATTGGCAAAGCTTGGTATTGGGCGAATATCCACCAGAAGGAACACTTGGAAAA GTTGCAGGATGGGGACTTGATGAGAATGGCAAATACACCGAAAAATTAATGGCTGTCAGTTTACCTTATATAAGTCGTGCACGTTGCTTGATTACGGTCCCTGATGATTTCCGAGCGTACATctcttttgataaattttgtgcTGGTTCAGATAAAGAAGACA GTCCCAGTGTTCTTCAAGGAGACAGTGGAggaggtatattttttcaaaaagacggTATATCTTATCTGCGAGGCATTGTTAGTGTGAAACAAGCATCGTTGACACCGATTGCAGCATTCACCGATTTATCGGATCATGCCCTATGGATTTTATCAGTAATTAATGAAATAGAAAAAGGatcaatcgatgaaaaaattaactctgTGTTTCTTCGGAAAAACCCGAAGTTGGAGTGA